In the genome of Meiothermus sp. Pnk-1, the window ACCGAGCCGGATCATCTTTCCCATGATCAAGGCTTTCAAGGCCGGGATTCCAGTAGAGGTGGCTCGCCTTGAGGCCCAGTATCTCGCCGGGGGTAACGTAGACCGGGTCGTCGATGCCCTAATCGCCGCCGAGAAAGCCGGGATCCGCCTTTCTTTCGACCGGGCCGCAGCCATCGATCTGGCAGGCCGGGACGTGCTCGAGGCGGTCCGGCTTTCGGTCAACCCCAAGGTCATCACCTCTCCCATGGTGGCGGGCATGGCCAAAGACGGCATCCAGCTCCTGGCTACCGCCCGCATCACCGTGCGGGCCAACATCGACCGGCTGGTAGGCGGCGCGGGCGAGGAAACCATCGTCGCCCGCGTGGGCGAGGGCATCGTGGCCTCCATCGGCCAATCGGAGGACCACAAGCAGGTGCTCGAGCAGCCCGACCGCATCTCCAAGACCGTGCTCGCCAAGGGGCTCGACGCCGGTACGGCCTTCGAGATCCTCTCGGTGGACATCGCCGAGGTGGAC includes:
- the floA gene encoding flotillin-like protein FloA (flotillin-like protein involved in membrane lipid rafts) — its product is METFLPIIFAGLVLILIFVFFTFIPVGLWVTAYFSGVRVPLTSLVGMRFRRIPPSRIIFPMIKAFKAGIPVEVARLEAQYLAGGNVDRVVDALIAAEKAGIRLSFDRAAAIDLAGRDVLEAVRLSVNPKVITSPMVAGMAKDGIQLLATARITVRANIDRLVGGAGEETIVARVGEGIVASIGQSEDHKQVLEQPDRISKTVLAKGLDAGTAFEILSVDIAEVDVGKNIGAQLRTDQAEADKKIAQAKAEERRAMAVAAEQENRAMVEAMRAKLVEAQAAVPLAMADALRAGKLGIMDYYQLKNIEADTDMRESISRATTPEEDQGPR